The Streptomyces sp. ICC1 DNA window CGCGGCGTGGCCCATGGCGCGCACGGGTTCGCCGTAGCCATGTCCGTAGCCGTACCCGTGCTGTGGGGGGACGGGAGCCGGGGGCTGGTCGTAGTACGCGGGGTACGCGCCGTGGACGGAGGCGGCACCGGGAAGCCCGGTCGGCGCCGCGATCACGGCATGCGGGGCTGGTTCGGCGACCGGCAACCGGAAGTCCCGCTCGGTGTCAGTCCGCACCGCGGGTCCCTGACCGGCCCCCTGAGTCATCGACCCCTCCACCACCGTCGCGCTGCCGTACACCTGCGGACCCTTCCGCCTCCGGGGCGGAGGGTCCGTGATGTCGTGCGCCCATCATAGGAATGCAGCTCGCGCTCTGTGACGCACCAGGGGTGGTGAATCCTGTCCGGAGCCGTTCGTTCCTGGTGTTTTCTCCCGATATCGGTGTTGCTGAAATCCTCGGCGGGGCCGGCGGCCCCGCCGGTGGGCCGGCGTGGTGGTCAGTCCTGCGCCGGGGAGCGGGGCGGACTGACGGTCGTACGGGGCTGCCTGCGCTGGGAGGAGGTGCGGATGATCAGCTCGGTCGGGACGACTTGTTCGACGGGGCCACCCGTGTCGACGCCCTCGATGGCGTCGATGAGCAGCTGTACGACGGCGGTGCCGATGCGGCGCGGTTTGAGGGACAGGGTGGTGATGGGCGGTTCGGTGTTGGCGTACACGGTGGATTCGCTGCAGCACACGAGCAGCAGGTCTTCGGGAACGCGCAGGCCGTAGCGCCGGGCGGCGGCCAGCAGGTCGGTGCCGTTGGGGTCGAAGAGCCCGTAGACGGCATCGGGCCGGTCGGGCCGGGCGAGCAGCCGGTCGGCGGCGACGGCGCCGGCGCACGGATCGTGGGCGGGGTAGGACTCGTAGACGGGATCCTGGCCCACGCGCTCGCACCAGTTCAGGTAGGCGGTGGTGGAGAGCCGGGTGTAGGTGTCGGTGGTGGTGCCGGTCAGCAGCCCGATGCGGCGGGCGCCGGCGGCGGCGAGGTGGTCGAGGAGGCCCAGTACGGCGGCCTCGTGATCGTTGTCGACCCACGCGGTGACGGGGAGTGAACCGGCCGGGCGGCCGTCCGAGACCACGGGCAGGCCCTGGCGGACCAGTTCGGTGACGACGGGATCGTGGTCGGAGGGGTCGATGACGACGGTGCCGTCGAGGGCCACGTTGGACCAGACGTCGTGTCGGGAGGTGGCGGGGAGGATGACGAGGGCGTAGCCGCGAGCGAGCGCGGCGGAGGTGGCGGCCCTGGCCATCTCGGCGAAGTACGCGAATTCGGTGAAGGTGAAAGGTTCATCCCCGTACGTAGTCACGGTCAGGCCGATGAGGCCCGACTTGCCGGTACGGAGGGTGCGGGCCGCCGCGGAGGGGCGGTAGCCCAGCCGGTCTGCGACTTCGCGAACGTGGCGGCGGGTGGCGTCCGGCAGCCGCCCCTTGCCATTGAGCGCGTCGGAGACGGTCGTGATCGAGACGCCCGCCGCGGCGGCCACGTCCCTGATGCCGGCCCGGCTTTGTCGGCCGGCGGCCCGCCGGGTGGTCTCGGTCCGGCTCACCTGATGCTTCCCTGCTGCTGTCATGGCGTGCCGATAGTAGGGCTCGGTGGCCCGGGTGGTCCGGATGCATATGCAGGCGTTGACAGGCACGATTCTGCACGGTTCGCCACCCCCAATGACCTTGGAAATAGAGGTGTTTGGTTGCGGAGAGTGTCGGGTGCACTTGTCGTCGGGCCCGGGCATGCCAAAACGGACCGCTCTCGGGCCGGTCTCAACTCACCTGTACGAGGGACGCGCGCCACGGCGCAGGCCACCGGCGCACGCATATATGCGTGCGCTCTCCCGCATTCCTGGCGCCTGCCGTTCTCGGATGGACGGAATCCTCATAAGGTGAGGAGTATTGAGTCGACGGCGACGTCGTACGGGATGGTCGAGGAGGACCTGCGGTGAGCGAGAAGAGCCCGAGGCTGCGCGCCGAGCTGGACGGCATCCCCACCTACAAGCCCGGGAGGCCCGCCGCGGCGGGCGGTCCCGTGGCGTTCAAGCTGTCCTCGAACGAGAACCCGTACCCGCCCCTGCCTGGGGTGCTGGAGAGCGTGGTCGCGGCGGCCGGCCAGTTCAACCGCTACCCGGACATGGCGTGCACGGGTCTGGCGAACGAGCTCGCGGAGCGGTTCGGGGTTCCGGTCGAGCACATCGCCACCGGCACCGGATCCGTCGGGGTCGCCCAGTCGCTGATCCAGTCGACGGCGGGCCCCGGCGACGAGGTCATCTACGCCTGGCGGTCTTTCGAGGCTTATCCGATCATCGTGCAGATCTCGGGTGCGACGTCCGTCCAGGTCCCGCTGACCGACGGCGACGTGCACGACCTGGACGCCATGTTCGACGCGATCACCGAACGCACCCGGCTGATCTTCGTCTGCAACCCCAACAACCCCACCGGCACCGCCGTCCGCCGTGCCGAGCTGGAGCGCTTCCTGGACCGGGTGCCCTCGGACATCCTGATCGTCCTCGACGAGGCGTACAAGGAGTTTGTCCGCGACGCGGAGGTGCCGGACGGCATCGAGCTCTACCGCACCCGCCCGAACGTCGCGGTGCTGCGCACGTTCTCCAAGGCGTACGGGCTCGCGGGCCTGCGCGTGGGCTTCGCGGTGGCACACGAGCCGGTGGCCGCGGCGCTGCGCAAGACGGCGGTGCCCTTCGGCGTCAGCCAGCTCGCCCAGGACGCGGCGGTCGCCTCCCTGCGGGCCGAGGACGAGCTGATGGGCCGGGTCGGGTCGCTGGTGAGCGAGCGCACTCGGGTCCACGGGACGCTGCTGGCCCAGGGCTGGACGGTCGTGCCCGATACGCAGGCCAACTTCGTGTGGATGCGGCTCGGGGAGCGGACCGCCGACTTCGCGGCGGCCTGCGAGAAGGCCGGAGTGGTGGTCCGGCCCTTCGCGGGCGAGGGCCTGCGGGTCACGATCGGCGAGCCGGAGGCGAACGACCTCTTCCTGAACACGGCGGCGGCGTTCTTCAAGGAGTTCTAGCCGGGGCGGGCCTCCCGGCCCGGGCCCCGTCCGCCCGGGCGGGGCAGGGCGGGGCAAGGCAGGGCAGGGCCTAGGCCAGTTCCACCCGGATGGGGTCGCCGTCGCGGACGGTGGCCAGCAGGCGGGGGTCGCCGTCGAAGGAGCCGAGCACGTTGCAGGGGCTCGCCAGGCGGCTCTCGCCACCGCGGGAGATCGGCGTCGGACCGTAGGGCAGCGCGAGCGCGTCGCCCTCGGTCCAGAACGCGACGGTGCCCGGCTCGACGACCTGGCGGGCGTCGTCCTCCAGCGCCACGGAGACGCCGGTGTCGAAATAGACCTCCTCGCCCCAGGTGTTGGCGGAGGCGGAAATCGGGAGTGCCCCGGCGAGCGCCTTGGCGGTCGGGGTCTCGTCGAGGGTCGCGGTGAGGTGGCCCGCGGGCCACAGGATTCGAATCTTCATGGCTCGCATTCAACAATCTGTTGAATGTATTCGCTAGAGGTACCCCCCCTGGAAGACGCCGACAGCAGTACGACATAATGCTTGTGAATGTGAACGCGTTCACAAGCGTGTCCTGCTTCCTCCCGGATTGAGTGGGATACAAGAGACAAACTGCGGCTGTGACCACGGGCGAAACGAAGGAGACGACGACGTGGACCTAGCTCTGGCGCCAGAGACCCTGGCGCGATGGCAGTTCGGTATTACCACCGTCTATCACTTCCTCTTCGTCCCCCTGACGATCTCGCTGGCCGCGCTCGTCGCGATCTTGCAGACCGCCTGGGTGCGTTCGGAAAAGGAGAAGTACCTCAAGGCCACCAAGTTCTGGGGCAAGCTCTTCCTGATCAACATCGCGATGGGTGTCGTCACCGGCATCGTCCAGGAGTTCCAGTTCGGCATGAACTGGTCGGACTACTCGCGGTTCGTCGGTGACATCTTCGGAGCCCCGCTGGCCTTCGAGGCGCTCATCGCCTTCTTCTTCGAGTCCACCTTCATCGGCCTGTGGATCTTCGGGTGGGACAAGCTGCCGAAGAAGATCCACCTGGCCTGCATCTGGATGGTCTCCATCGGCACCATCCTCTCGGCGTACTTCATCCTCGCGGCGAACTCCTGGATGCAGCACCCGGTCGGCTACCGGATCAACGAGGAGCGCGGCCGGGCCGAGCTCACCGACTTCTGGCTGGTGCTCACCCAGAACACCGCGCTGACCCAGTTCTTCCACACGATGACCGCGGCCTTCCTGGTGGGCGGCGCGTTCATGGTCGGCATCGCCGCCTTCCACCTCGCCCGCAAGAGGCACGTCCCGGTCATGCGGACCTCGCTGCGGCTCGGCCTGGTCGTCATGATCATCGCCGGCCTGGGCACCGCCATCAGCGGAGACCTGCTCGGCAAGGTGATGTTCAAGCAGCAGCCGATGAAGATGGCCGCCGCCGAGGCGCTTTGGGACGGCGAGGCGCCCGCACCCTTCTCGGTCTTCGCCTACGGCGACGTCGAGCAGGGCCACAACAAGGTCGCCATAGAGATCCCGGGCCTGCTGTCCTTCCTGGCCAACGACGACTTCACCTCGTTCGTCCCGGGCATCAACGACGTGAACAAGGCCGAGCAGGAGAAGTTCGGGCCCGGGGACTACCGGCCCAACATCCCCGTCGCCTACTGGGGCTTCCGCTGGATGATCGGCTTCGGCATGGCCTCCCTCGGCGTGGGCATGCTGGGGCTCTGGCTCACCCGCAAGAAGTTCATGCTGCCGCCGGGGCTGCGCACCGGTGAGAACGAGGTCCCGCACCTGGTCCTCTTCAAGAAGGCCCTGAGCCCCAAGTTCACCCACTGGTACTGGATCGTCGCCCTGTGGACCATGGGCTTCCCGCTCATCGCCAACTCCTGGGGCTGGATCTTCACCGAGATGGGCCGCCAGCCCTGGGTGGTCTACGGAGTGCTGCGCACGAGGGACGCGGTCTCGCCGCACGTCTCCCAGGGCGAGGTGCTCACGTCGATGATCGGCTTCACGCTGCTCTACGCCGTGCTCGCCGTGATCGAGGTCAAGCTCCTCGTGAAGTACGTCAAGATCGGCCCGCCCGAGCTCACCGAGGCCGACCTCAACCCGCCCACCAAGATCGGCGGGGACGACAAGAACCCTGACCGGCCGATGGCCTTCTCGTACTGAGGCTGGGGAGACCACACCATGCAACTCCACGACGTCTGGTTCGTGCTCATCGCCGTCCTGTGGATCGGCTACTTCTTCCTGGAGGGCTTCGACTTCGGAGTCGGCGTACTGACCAAGCTGCTGGCCCGCGACCGCAAGGAGAAGCGGGTCCTGATCAACACGATCGGGCCCGTGTGGGACGGCAACGAGGTCTGGCTGCTCACGGCCGGCGGCGCGACCTTCGCCGCCTTCCCCGAGTGGTACGCCACCCTCTTCTCCGGCTTCTACCTCCCGCTCCTGATCATCCTGATCTGCCTCATCATCCGCGGCGTCGCCTTCGAGTACCGGCACAAGCGGCCCGAGGACAAGTGGCAGACCAACTGGGAACACGCGATCTTCTGGACCTCGCTGATCCCCGCGTTCCTGTGGGGCGTGGCCTTCGCCAACATCGTGCGCGGTGTGAAGATCGACCAGGACATGGAGTACGTCGGAAACTTCCTCGACCTGCTCAACGTCTACTCGATCCTCGGCGGCCTGGTCACCCTCAGCCTGTTCACCTTCCACGGCACGGTGTTCACCTCGCTCAAGACGGTCGGTGACATCCGGGACCGCTCGCGCAAGCTGGCCCTGCGGCTCGGTGCGGTGACCGCCGTCCTGGCGCTCGCCTTCCTGATCTGGACCCAGGTCTCGCGCGGAGACGGCTGGAGCCTCGTGGCGATGACCGTCGCGGTCCTCGCACTGCTCGGGGCGCTCGGCTTCAACTTCAAGGGCCGGGAGGGCTGGGCGTTCGCCCTGTCGGGGGTCACCATCGCGGCCGCCGTCGCGATGCTGTTCCTGACGCTCTTCCCGAACGTCATGCCGTCCTCGCTGAACGACGCCTGGAACCTCACGGTCACCAACGCCTCGTCCAGCCCGTACACCCTGAAGATCATGACCTGGTGCGCGGGAGTGGCGACCCCGTTGGTCCTGCTCTACCAGTCCTGGACGTACTGGGTGTTCCGCAAGCGCATCGGCACCCAGCACATCGCCGACGCGCACTGAGTCCGATCCGCCCGTCCCCTCGCGCCCGCACCTGCATGTGGCATGTCTCCCGTGCAACCGATCTTTCCCCGGGCGCGGCCCGGCCCCCGGCCCCGGGCTGCGCCCGAGCCCCTGGGGCAGCGCCCCGGACCCCGCGCCTCACACGCCGGCGCTCTGGATCCGCCAGGGCCTGCTCAGGCCGTGGCGAAGTGTTCGCGGGCCAGGGATTCCACGACCGGCAGGTCACCCGCGGCGAGCGCCGCCAGCAGCGCCGTGTGCTCCGCCGCGTCAGCGACGAGATCCGCGCGGCGGATCCGCGGGGGCCCCGGGAGGGGCCACTGGGAGCGGCGGTGGAGGTCGTCCGCCACCAGCAACAGCTGGCCGTTGCCCGCCAGCGCCAGCACCGCACGGTGGAACGCCCGGTCCACGTCCGCGTACCGCGCCAGATCACCCGCGGCCGCCGCCTCCGCCGTCGCGGCCGCCGCCGGCCTCAGCGCCGCCCAGGCCTCCGCGGGCACCGTGCGGGCGAGCCGCAGCATCACCGGGACCTCGAGCAGCGCCCGGACCTCGGCCAGCTCCGCCAGCTCCCGCGGGGTCCGGGTCAGGACCCGGAAGCCGCGGTTCGGGAGGCATTCGACCGCCCCCTCCAGCGCCAGCTGGGCCATCGCCTCGCGCACGGGCGTCGCCGAGACCCCGAACCGCTCCCCCAGCGCCGGCCCGGAGTAGATCTCCCCGGGCACCAGCTCGCCCTCGACGAGCGCCGCGCGCAGGGCGTCGAGGATCTGGCCGCGCACCGAAGGGCGGGTCACCTTCCGCGTCTGCTGTGCCGGAACCCGGGCTCGGGCCGTGTCGTGCACTCGGTCCTCCTACGGGTCTAGACCTGACCAGAGGGTATCCCGGCGGGTATCCCAGATCCGAAAGAGATCAGGTAAGGTAAGGCTTACCTGTTAACGATCGCGTGATTCGGTGGTCCCGCATGACCGTCATGGCCGTCAAGCCCTTGCGCACGCACGCCCCGGCCGGCTCTCCGGTGGCGTCGGCGTACGCACGGCTGGGCCGGGCGTACAGCGGTCTGCGCGTCACCGAGCTCGCCGCGCACGAACCCTCCCCTCGCGGTGTGGGGTGGGTCGGCGCCGACGAGCTCGCGGCGGGCGGCGAGGGCCTGGACGCCTTCCTGGCGTGGGACGAGGCCCAGGTGCTGCGGGACTACGGCAGCCGGGCCCGGCCCGACGTGGTGGCGGGCTTCGGCCTGCACCGGTACGCGTGGGAGTTCTGCCTGCTGGTCACCGTGCCCTGGTTCCTGGACCGGCGCGTGCCCCTGCTGCTCCCCGGGTCCGTGTCCTACCACCGGACCGACGGCCACATGGCCGTGCGCACGGGGTCCTTCGCCTGCCTGCCCGACGACCCGGCGGCCGCGCTCCGTGGGGCCCGGGTCGTCCCCGACGAGGACGCGCTGCGCCACGAGGTCCGGGTCGCGGTGGCCCGGCACCTCGAACCGGTCATGGAGGGCTTCGGCCCGCGCACGCGGCGCGGGCGGCGCGCCCTGTGGGGG harbors:
- the hisC gene encoding histidinol-phosphate transaminase, which produces MSEKSPRLRAELDGIPTYKPGRPAAAGGPVAFKLSSNENPYPPLPGVLESVVAAAGQFNRYPDMACTGLANELAERFGVPVEHIATGTGSVGVAQSLIQSTAGPGDEVIYAWRSFEAYPIIVQISGATSVQVPLTDGDVHDLDAMFDAITERTRLIFVCNPNNPTGTAVRRAELERFLDRVPSDILIVLDEAYKEFVRDAEVPDGIELYRTRPNVAVLRTFSKAYGLAGLRVGFAVAHEPVAAALRKTAVPFGVSQLAQDAAVASLRAEDELMGRVGSLVSERTRVHGTLLAQGWTVVPDTQANFVWMRLGERTADFAAACEKAGVVVRPFAGEGLRVTIGEPEANDLFLNTAAAFFKEF
- a CDS encoding cyclophilin-like fold protein, with the protein product MKIRILWPAGHLTATLDETPTAKALAGALPISASANTWGEEVYFDTGVSVALEDDARQVVEPGTVAFWTEGDALALPYGPTPISRGGESRLASPCNVLGSFDGDPRLLATVRDGDPIRVELA
- a CDS encoding LacI family DNA-binding transcriptional regulator; this encodes MTAAGKHQVSRTETTRRAAGRQSRAGIRDVAAAAGVSITTVSDALNGKGRLPDATRRHVREVADRLGYRPSAAARTLRTGKSGLIGLTVTTYGDEPFTFTEFAYFAEMARAATSAALARGYALVILPATSRHDVWSNVALDGTVVIDPSDHDPVVTELVRQGLPVVSDGRPAGSLPVTAWVDNDHEAAVLGLLDHLAAAGARRIGLLTGTTTDTYTRLSTTAYLNWCERVGQDPVYESYPAHDPCAGAVAADRLLARPDRPDAVYGLFDPNGTDLLAAARRYGLRVPEDLLLVCCSESTVYANTEPPITTLSLKPRRIGTAVVQLLIDAIEGVDTGGPVEQVVPTELIIRTSSQRRQPRTTVSPPRSPAQD
- the cydB gene encoding cytochrome d ubiquinol oxidase subunit II; translated protein: MQLHDVWFVLIAVLWIGYFFLEGFDFGVGVLTKLLARDRKEKRVLINTIGPVWDGNEVWLLTAGGATFAAFPEWYATLFSGFYLPLLIILICLIIRGVAFEYRHKRPEDKWQTNWEHAIFWTSLIPAFLWGVAFANIVRGVKIDQDMEYVGNFLDLLNVYSILGGLVTLSLFTFHGTVFTSLKTVGDIRDRSRKLALRLGAVTAVLALAFLIWTQVSRGDGWSLVAMTVAVLALLGALGFNFKGREGWAFALSGVTIAAAVAMLFLTLFPNVMPSSLNDAWNLTVTNASSSPYTLKIMTWCAGVATPLVLLYQSWTYWVFRKRIGTQHIADAH
- a CDS encoding cytochrome ubiquinol oxidase subunit I yields the protein MDLALAPETLARWQFGITTVYHFLFVPLTISLAALVAILQTAWVRSEKEKYLKATKFWGKLFLINIAMGVVTGIVQEFQFGMNWSDYSRFVGDIFGAPLAFEALIAFFFESTFIGLWIFGWDKLPKKIHLACIWMVSIGTILSAYFILAANSWMQHPVGYRINEERGRAELTDFWLVLTQNTALTQFFHTMTAAFLVGGAFMVGIAAFHLARKRHVPVMRTSLRLGLVVMIIAGLGTAISGDLLGKVMFKQQPMKMAAAEALWDGEAPAPFSVFAYGDVEQGHNKVAIEIPGLLSFLANDDFTSFVPGINDVNKAEQEKFGPGDYRPNIPVAYWGFRWMIGFGMASLGVGMLGLWLTRKKFMLPPGLRTGENEVPHLVLFKKALSPKFTHWYWIVALWTMGFPLIANSWGWIFTEMGRQPWVVYGVLRTRDAVSPHVSQGEVLTSMIGFTLLYAVLAVIEVKLLVKYVKIGPPELTEADLNPPTKIGGDDKNPDRPMAFSY
- a CDS encoding (2Fe-2S)-binding protein — translated: MAVKPLRTHAPAGSPVASAYARLGRAYSGLRVTELAAHEPSPRGVGWVGADELAAGGEGLDAFLAWDEAQVLRDYGSRARPDVVAGFGLHRYAWEFCLLVTVPWFLDRRVPLLLPGSVSYHRTDGHMAVRTGSFACLPDDPAAALRGARVVPDEDALRHEVRVAVARHLEPVMEGFGPRTRRGRRALWGMATDDIVEGLWYVAELLGEAEKRRAAHELELLLPGATAPYTGGAGFRTLEGPGGRELPTRDRASCCFFYTIRPDDTCVTCPRTCDADRVARLTADPGTLSS
- a CDS encoding GntR family transcriptional regulator; protein product: MHDTARARVPAQQTRKVTRPSVRGQILDALRAALVEGELVPGEIYSGPALGERFGVSATPVREAMAQLALEGAVECLPNRGFRVLTRTPRELAELAEVRALLEVPVMLRLARTVPAEAWAALRPAAAATAEAAAAGDLARYADVDRAFHRAVLALAGNGQLLLVADDLHRRSQWPLPGPPRIRRADLVADAAEHTALLAALAAGDLPVVESLAREHFATA